A window from Carassius gibelio isolate Cgi1373 ecotype wild population from Czech Republic chromosome B3, carGib1.2-hapl.c, whole genome shotgun sequence encodes these proteins:
- the LOC127952578 gene encoding oocyte zinc finger protein XlCOF26: MGDPEPCRIKHTEDTQEQTKLIEENWREENGELSKVEEKRHDKPGEKPVSHSKTKNNFLKTRGVKKSFICTQCGKSFTQKQNLDGHMRVHTGEKLFTCDQCGKSYPRSSQLKRHMRSHTGEKPYSCDQCGKTCVYKENLKSHMRVHTEEKPFTCDQCGKSYPRSSDLKRHMSIHTGEKPYCCDQCGKTFVFKGNLKSHMRVHTEEKPFTCDQCGKSFTQSSQLKRHMSIHTGEKPYSCDQCGNSFSGSGNLKVHMRIHTGEKPFMCDQCDKTFHRASGLKMHILVHTKEKPHSCSECGKRFKHKQMLQVHQKIHTGVRDYMCFECEKMFMSASGLKLHEMIHTGEKPYTCNQCRKSFRQKSSLKFHMRVHIIEELPTCE; this comes from the exons atgggagatccagaaccctgcagaatcaaacacactgaagataCTCAAGAACAAACAA aGCTGATCGAGGAGAACTGGAGAGAGGAGAATGGAGAACTGAGTAAAGTGGAGGAGAAACGCCATGATAAACCTGGAGAAAAACCTGTGAGTCACTCAAAgactaaaaataattttttaaagacaAGAGGAGTCAAGAAATCTTTCatctgcactcagtgtggaaagagtttcacacaaaaacaaaatcttgatggtcacatgagagttcatactggagagaaactgtTTACATGTGATCAATGTGGGAAGAGTTACCCACGATCATCACAACTTAAGAGACACATGAGGAGCCATACTGGGGAGAAACCATACTCTTGTGATCAGTGCGGAAAGACATGCGTATACAAAGAAAATCTTAAGagtcacatgagagttcatactgaAGAGAAACCGTTCACATGTGATCAATGTGGGAAGAGTTACCCACGATCATCAGACCTTAAGAGACACATGAGTATCCACACTGGGGAGAAACCATACTGTTGTGATCAGTGCGGAAAGACATTCGTATTCAAAGGAAATCTTAAGagtcacatgagagttcatactgaagagaaaccattcacatgtgatcaatgtgggaagagtttcacacaatcaTCACAACTTAAGAGACACATGAGTATCCACACTGGGGAGAAACCATACTCTTGTGATCAATGTGGGAACAGTTTCAGTGGATCAGGAAACCTTAAAGTACACATGAGAATCCACACGGGAGAGAAACCATTCATGTGTGATCAATGTgacaaaacatttcatagggcatCAGGCCTGAAGATGCACATCCTGGTTCATACAAAGGAGAAGCCACATTCGTGTTCTGAATGTGGAAAGAGATTTAAACATAAGCAAATGTTACAGGtacatcagaaaatacatactggtgTGAGAGATTACATGTGTTTTGAGTGTGAAAAGATGTTCATGTCAGCATCCGGTTTAAAACTGCATGAgatgattcacactggagaaaaaccttacacATGTAATCAGTGCAGAAAGAGTTTCAGACAAAAGTCATCTCTTAAGTTTCACATGAGGGTTCACATCATAGAGGAGCTGCCCACGTGTGAATAG
- the LOC127952569 gene encoding gastrula zinc finger protein XlCGF52.1: MTSVKTEFIKEEREKMGDPEPCRIKHTEDTQEQTEENENEESTEVKEKNHAKTREKPLSSSQIKQKDLEKQRDKKSFTCPQCGRSLASKTCLDIHLRVHTGERPFTCDQCGKSFTQSSCLKVHMNIHTGEKPYKCSHCDKRFSWSGSRKVHEMTHTGEKPYTCDQCGKSFTIKGQLSVHMRVHTGEKPFTCDQCGKSFTWSSCLKEHMSIHTGKKPYKCSYCDKRFSQTGNLNKHERFHTGEKPYTCDQCGKSFTLKGQLTEHIRIHTGEKPLTCDQCGKSFRKSSQLYIHMNSHTREKLYTCNQCWKTFLWASALKQHLRLHTREKPYSCDLCGKSFSLPQTLKRHQKTHTGEREYMCIECEKTFTTAKCLKRHERIHTGEKPYKCSHCDKRFSDPSNLKRHERIHTGEKPNH, encoded by the coding sequence AAGAAAATGAGAATGAAGAATCAACTGAAGTTAAGGAGAAAAATCATGCTAAAACTAGAGAAAAACCCTTGAGCAGCTCTCAAATCAAACAGAAAGATTTAGAGAAACAAAGAGACAAGAAATCTTTCACCTGTCCTCAGTGTGGAAGGAGTCTTGCAAGCAAAACATGTCTTGATATTCACttgagagttcatactggagagagaccattcacttgtgatcagtgcgggaaaaGTTTCACTCAGTCATCATGTCTTAAGgtacacatgaacatccacactggagagaaaccttacaagtgttcacactgtgacaagagattcagctGGTCAGGAAGCCGGAAAGTACATGAGAtgacccacactggagagaaaccgtacacatgtgatcagtgtgggaagagtttcacaatAAAAGGACAACTTTCAGTACATATGAGAGTTCATAcaggagagaaaccattcacttgTGATCAATGCGGGAAAAGTTTCACTTGGTCATCATGTCTTAAAGAACACATGAGCATCCACACTGGCAAGAAACCATACAAATGTTcatactgtgacaagagattcagtcagacaGGAAATCTGAATAAACATGAGAGgttccacactggagagaaaccgtacacatgtgatcagtgcgggaagagtttcacattAAAAGGACAACTTACAGAGCATATAagaattcatactggagagaaaccattaaCTTGTGATCAATGTGGGAAGAGTTTTAGAAAATCATCACAACTTTATATACACATGAACAGCCACACTAGAGAGAAACTGTACACATGTAATCAATGCTGGAAAACGTTTTTGTGGGCTTCAGCCCTAAAGCAGCACCTGAGACTTCATACACGGGAGAAGCCATATTCATGTGatttgtgtggaaagagctttTCATTGCCACAAACTTTGAAACGTCATCAGAAAACACATACTGGTGAGAGAGAGTACATGTGCAttgagtgtgaaaagacttttactACAGCAAAGTGTTTAAAACgtcatgagaggatccacactggagagaaaccttacaaatgttcacactgtgacaagagattcagtgatccatcaaatctgaaaagacacgagaggattcacactggagagaaaccgaaTCACTGA